The Clostridiaceae bacterium HFYG-1003 genome includes a window with the following:
- a CDS encoding type IIA DNA topoisomerase subunit B — MPITEIEKTSYNVTDLTSLDKLEPVRIRPGMYIGNTGSRGLHHCLWEILDNAIDEITNGYGDTATVILHKDRSCTVMDNGRGVPTGIHPTKKISGVEMVYTELHTGGKFNNKNYKTAGGLHGVGGSVVNALSEWFEVEVHQNGKIHFMRFEHAFDKKFGRLMPGTPVTKLEVTGKTQESGTRVHFLLDKAVFGDHQFKLEPIDERMKELSFQNKGITLKLIDERGPEVIEKTYHSENGLLDFIAYLNESKSPIHDKPILFEGERKINEQNLVGEVCIQFTDSALETIASYVNNIPTSEAGTHETGFKTGMTRAFKEMGKRLGLLAPKDDFEGDDLREGMTAIVKVRLTNPIFEGQTKNKLGNQEAQTLMADLTYTKLSEWIEDNKDVAALIVNNAVEAAKRREKIKKIADLERKKIGKGTSPLAGKVMVCNGRNRAINEFIVVEGDSAGGTAKKARDASFQAIMPSKGKIMNTEKQKLENVLASEELKIFNAAIGTGTLDNYREEDLKYSKIIIMSDADVDGYHIRTLWMTYIYRYMRPLITNGHLFLAQPPLFKVYKKVREKGKEKEISKYCFNTDELEQVKKEIGSGYQIQRYKGLGEMNEDQLWDTTLNPATRTLYKVTIEDAAKAERMVSLLMGDVVEPRKNYMYAYAEF; from the coding sequence ATGCCAATCACTGAAATAGAAAAAACCTCATATAACGTGACGGATCTGACCAGTCTGGATAAACTGGAACCGGTTCGGATCCGTCCGGGAATGTACATTGGAAATACCGGCAGTCGAGGCCTGCATCATTGCCTCTGGGAAATTCTGGATAATGCCATTGATGAAATAACCAATGGCTATGGCGACACAGCCACAGTCATACTACACAAGGACCGATCCTGCACGGTCATGGACAACGGCCGGGGAGTACCAACGGGGATCCATCCGACCAAGAAAATCAGCGGGGTCGAGATGGTCTATACCGAACTTCATACCGGGGGAAAGTTCAATAACAAGAATTACAAAACTGCGGGCGGCCTCCATGGTGTTGGGGGGTCGGTTGTAAATGCATTGTCGGAATGGTTTGAGGTAGAGGTGCATCAGAATGGGAAAATCCATTTCATGCGGTTTGAACACGCCTTTGACAAGAAGTTTGGCCGTCTGATGCCGGGAACTCCGGTTACGAAACTGGAAGTGACCGGTAAGACACAGGAATCCGGTACCAGAGTTCATTTTCTGCTGGATAAAGCGGTCTTTGGGGATCATCAGTTCAAGCTGGAACCCATTGATGAGCGCATGAAGGAGCTGTCGTTCCAGAACAAGGGAATTACCCTGAAACTGATCGATGAGCGGGGACCGGAAGTGATTGAAAAAACCTATCATTCCGAAAACGGTCTTCTGGATTTCATTGCCTATCTGAATGAGAGCAAATCACCGATTCACGACAAGCCAATTCTGTTCGAAGGTGAACGAAAAATCAATGAGCAGAATCTGGTGGGAGAAGTTTGCATCCAGTTTACGGACAGTGCGTTGGAGACGATCGCATCGTATGTCAATAACATTCCAACGTCAGAAGCCGGTACTCACGAAACCGGTTTTAAAACCGGCATGACCCGTGCGTTCAAAGAAATGGGCAAACGGTTGGGTCTGCTGGCACCAAAGGATGATTTTGAAGGGGATGACCTGCGCGAAGGCATGACGGCGATTGTCAAGGTACGGCTCACCAATCCGATTTTTGAAGGCCAGACCAAGAACAAGCTGGGAAACCAGGAGGCACAGACTCTGATGGCGGACCTCACTTACACCAAGCTGTCCGAGTGGATCGAGGATAACAAGGACGTGGCGGCCCTGATCGTAAATAATGCCGTTGAAGCGGCCAAGCGGCGGGAGAAGATCAAGAAAATCGCCGATCTGGAACGTAAGAAGATTGGAAAGGGAACCAGTCCGCTGGCCGGAAAAGTCATGGTCTGCAACGGCCGGAATCGGGCCATCAATGAATTCATCGTGGTAGAAGGGGACTCCGCCGGCGGGACGGCCAAAAAAGCCCGGGATGCCAGTTTCCAGGCGATCATGCCATCCAAGGGCAAGATCATGAATACGGAGAAGCAGAAACTCGAGAATGTCCTGGCATCGGAGGAGCTGAAAATCTTCAATGCCGCCATTGGCACGGGTACTCTGGATAATTACCGGGAAGAAGATTTAAAGTACAGCAAAATCATCATCATGAGCGACGCCGATGTCGACGGATATCACATCCGCACCCTGTGGATGACCTATATTTACCGCTACATGCGCCCCCTCATCACCAACGGCCACCTCTTCCTGGCTCAGCCTCCCTTATTCAAGGTGTATAAGAAAGTCAGGGAAAAGGGCAAGGAAAAAGAAATCAGCAAATACTGCTTCAACACGGATGAACTGGAACAGGTCAAGAAAGAAATTGGTTCCGGATATCAGATTCAGCGCTATAAAGGACTGGGGGAAATGAATGAGGATCAGCTTTGGGACACAACCCTGAACCCTGCAACCCGCACCCTCTACAAGGTCACCATCGAGGATGCGGCCAAGGCCGAACGGATGGTGTCTCTGCTGATGGGAGATGTGGTGGAACCCAGAAAGAATTATATGTACGCCTACGCAGAATTTTAA
- a CDS encoding folate family ECF transporter S component: protein MQNSENKRQVSRVREIVFMGIMIALDVLAVRFLSVETPVMRVGLGFLANIIAGMYLGPARAGIVGLLADLVGFFMFPKGTFFPGFTISAAVNGILAGYFLEGRKSANFKWFVSYAILSTLLVDTLMNTIWLVMMLHNGDMSFFWTRLSIRIPNQVVVTALKIIMVPLLYNTVFKRLRAVGVERPGIREGSAKSIN from the coding sequence ATGCAAAATAGTGAAAACAAAAGACAAGTCAGTCGAGTAAGAGAAATCGTGTTTATGGGTATAATGATTGCCCTGGATGTACTGGCCGTACGCTTTCTTAGCGTAGAAACACCAGTGATGCGGGTCGGACTGGGATTTTTGGCGAACATTATCGCCGGAATGTATCTGGGTCCGGCAAGAGCAGGCATTGTGGGACTGTTGGCCGATCTGGTTGGATTCTTCATGTTCCCGAAAGGAACCTTCTTCCCAGGATTTACGATCTCAGCCGCTGTGAATGGAATTCTGGCGGGATATTTCCTTGAAGGCAGGAAATCCGCTAATTTCAAGTGGTTTGTGTCATATGCCATCCTGTCCACGTTGCTGGTGGATACGCTGATGAACACGATCTGGCTGGTCATGATGCTTCATAATGGCGATATGTCCTTCTTCTGGACCCGCCTCAGCATCCGGATTCCCAATCAGGTGGTCGTCACCGCGTTGAAGATCATCATGGTTCCCCTGTTGTACAACACAGTATTTAAACGGCTGCGTGCTGTCGGGGTTGAACGTCCCGGCATCCGCGAGGGTTCAGCAAAATCGATCAATTAA
- a CDS encoding helix-turn-helix domain containing protein gives MSYRSKRSPEEIIQILTDYLSGKLSMIDAANMAGVDKSTIRGWVSLYQQEGSLGLLNTGSQRSYTAALKLAAVKAYLSGKGSLRDICIEYKIRSERQLRDWIKVYNSGKDFNNRTRGSRMKSSRKTTQEERLKIVRECLELGRNYTEIAQKYQVSYQQVYGWVEKYIALGEAGLEDRRGKRTAQQEARTP, from the coding sequence ATGTCGTACCGATCAAAACGAAGTCCTGAGGAAATAATACAAATCCTAACGGATTATCTATCCGGTAAACTGTCCATGATCGATGCAGCCAATATGGCTGGAGTGGATAAGAGCACAATACGCGGCTGGGTGAGCCTTTATCAGCAAGAAGGTTCGTTGGGACTGTTGAATACAGGCTCTCAGCGAAGCTACACTGCGGCCTTGAAACTGGCAGCAGTCAAGGCCTATTTGTCAGGAAAAGGAAGTTTGCGAGACATTTGTATAGAGTATAAAATTCGCTCCGAAAGACAGCTCAGAGATTGGATTAAGGTTTATAATAGCGGCAAAGACTTCAATAATCGAACAAGAGGAAGCCGCATGAAATCAAGTCGCAAGACTACCCAGGAGGAACGACTCAAAATTGTTCGGGAGTGTCTGGAGTTAGGTCGGAATTACACAGAAATTGCACAAAAGTATCAAGTCAGCTATCAGCAAGTCTACGGATGGGTGGAAAAATACATTGCACTTGGAGAAGCCGGACTGGAAGATCGACGAGGGAAGCGAACAGCCCAGCAGGAAGCCAGGACCCCCTAG
- a CDS encoding class A beta-lactamase-related serine hydrolase, whose amino-acid sequence MKDIKKYLDEERDGKYSFYFEDLDGAYTYGYNQDVPQTSAGCMKLMLAVAFLKKVEEGMFSMDELVPIKDEDKKPGSGILYEFIERTYTIRELISSMLVVGDNTATYKLMTLLGVDQINIMFREMGLTHTHISNLPGNESNTTTASDMAKIIKLLYKKIYLTEKHSDYIIDLIRRRVKSKIAFYLPNKVRNQFASKTGDAPGIENEVALINTESGNFVFSIMSHDLPNSVYGMISLAKAGMMIWNSVHENWETVQKETME is encoded by the coding sequence ATGAAAGATATTAAAAAGTACCTTGACGAAGAAAGAGACGGGAAATACAGCTTCTATTTTGAAGACTTGGATGGAGCCTATACCTATGGCTATAATCAGGATGTCCCGCAGACCAGTGCAGGCTGCATGAAATTAATGCTTGCCGTCGCGTTTCTCAAAAAAGTTGAAGAAGGCATGTTCTCCATGGATGAACTGGTCCCGATTAAAGATGAGGATAAAAAACCCGGATCTGGAATCCTCTATGAATTCATCGAGCGAACCTACACCATCCGTGAGCTGATTTCATCCATGCTTGTAGTAGGTGATAATACAGCAACCTATAAGCTGATGACATTGCTTGGAGTGGATCAGATCAACATTATGTTCCGGGAAATGGGGCTCACCCATACTCACATCAGTAATTTGCCTGGAAATGAGTCAAATACTACGACTGCATCGGATATGGCGAAAATCATTAAGCTGCTCTACAAGAAAATTTATCTGACGGAGAAGCATTCAGACTACATCATTGACCTGATCCGACGTCGGGTAAAATCCAAAATCGCTTTCTATCTTCCGAACAAAGTTCGCAACCAATTCGCCAGCAAGACCGGCGATGCTCCGGGCATTGAGAATGAAGTAGCATTAATTAACACCGAATCGGGTAATTTCGTCTTCTCCATCATGTCCCATGACCTGCCCAACTCGGTTTATGGCATGATTTCCCTGGCTAAAGCCGGCATGATGATCTGGAACAGCGTTCATGAGAACTGGGAAACTGTTCAGAAGGAAACGATGGAGTAA
- a CDS encoding undecaprenyl-diphosphate phosphatase codes for MDIMYILKGIIIAIVEGITEFLPISSTGHLIIANDLIGFGNGGFEKMFMVVIQLGAILAIIVLYWEKLVGLLVSLLRREPRGIRFTIALLVGVIPAAILGFSLEDLIDEKLFSIPTVILALIVGALMMIWFEKKYRNQAAITEVDQITPSAALKIGLFQCLSLWPGFSRSASTIMGGWHQGLAPEVAAEFSFFLAIPIMFGASGLKLAKFGMDGGFAAITSTQIVTLIVGFAVAFAVALICVRAFMSYIKNQPMKVFAWYRLILAAALTVKILF; via the coding sequence ATGGACATCATGTACATCTTAAAAGGCATTATCATCGCCATTGTAGAAGGAATCACTGAATTTCTCCCCATCTCATCCACCGGTCATCTGATTATCGCCAACGACCTGATTGGATTTGGCAATGGCGGTTTCGAAAAAATGTTTATGGTTGTGATTCAGCTGGGAGCCATCCTGGCAATCATCGTACTGTACTGGGAGAAGCTGGTAGGACTTCTGGTTTCTCTGCTTCGCCGGGAACCCAGGGGAATCCGCTTTACCATCGCTTTGCTGGTCGGAGTCATTCCTGCTGCCATCCTCGGGTTTTCCCTGGAGGATCTCATCGACGAGAAGCTGTTCAGTATCCCGACCGTCATCCTTGCTCTCATTGTGGGTGCGCTCATGATGATCTGGTTTGAGAAGAAATACCGCAATCAGGCCGCGATCACAGAGGTGGACCAGATTACACCTTCTGCGGCATTAAAAATCGGACTGTTTCAGTGCCTGTCCCTGTGGCCGGGGTTCTCCCGGTCAGCATCCACCATCATGGGCGGGTGGCACCAGGGGCTGGCTCCCGAAGTTGCCGCTGAGTTCTCTTTTTTTCTGGCGATCCCCATCATGTTTGGGGCTTCCGGACTAAAACTGGCGAAATTTGGAATGGACGGAGGCTTCGCTGCCATAACATCCACCCAGATCGTTACCCTGATCGTTGGGTTTGCTGTAGCCTTTGCCGTGGCACTGATCTGCGTGCGGGCCTTTATGTCCTACATTAAAAACCAGCCGATGAAGGTGTTTGCATGGTATCGGCTGATCCTGGCCGCTGCTTTAACCGTGAAAATTCTGTTCTAA
- a CDS encoding CoA pyrophosphatase, which translates to MLDLDIFRQWECRPFGNRRQSAVLLLIQTIGEEQYLILEKRALTLRTQPGDISFPGGRIESEETPSQAAVRETCEEVGLKPSEITLIGPMEFYVTHYGAVLYPFVGITTVQDFVPSPDEVDRIIRVPLAWLMDQEPEIYTLSVNPVPAEDFPYDRIQGGRNYRFSDVTIDEYFYRFENHHIWGTTARILHHFLERLKQGQ; encoded by the coding sequence TTGCTTGACTTGGACATCTTCCGTCAGTGGGAATGCCGTCCCTTTGGCAATCGTCGCCAAAGTGCCGTCCTTTTGCTGATTCAAACGATAGGAGAAGAACAATATTTAATTCTGGAAAAGAGGGCTCTGACACTGCGTACGCAGCCAGGTGACATCAGCTTTCCCGGGGGGCGAATTGAATCCGAGGAGACCCCCAGCCAGGCGGCGGTAAGGGAAACCTGTGAAGAAGTTGGGCTGAAACCTTCTGAGATTACGTTGATTGGACCCATGGAGTTCTACGTCACCCACTATGGAGCAGTACTATACCCGTTTGTGGGGATAACCACGGTGCAGGATTTCGTGCCCAGCCCAGACGAAGTGGACCGGATCATTCGGGTGCCGCTGGCCTGGCTGATGGATCAGGAGCCGGAGATATATACCTTGAGTGTGAATCCTGTCCCTGCGGAAGATTTTCCGTATGACCGGATTCAGGGCGGCAGAAATTACCGCTTTTCGGATGTCACAATCGACGAGTATTTTTATCGCTTTGAGAACCACCATATCTGGGGCACGACGGCTCGGATTCTGCATCACTTTCTGGAGCGCCTGAAACAAGGGCAGTGA
- a CDS encoding D-alanyl-D-alanine carboxypeptidase, whose product MKKISSFILSLLILFSLSVPALGATTSKKLLPVEPRVKAKAAISYDLTNNEIILEKNMNEKMFPASITKLMTALLLAEHSNREDALKIGTEPLKQPSFAINKNMYKLYKGDTITADAAMKAILLPSANDMAVVAAEHVGTTIEGFVQMMNEKAKELGMASTHFVNPSGLHDPEHYTTAYDLVKLAKAAYANDWVREIIATQTANIRTKNQKIGDIKNSNQLLGINGNVGGKTGFTPEAGRCLIGIYVRDGREVIQVLLNDGTTSKSTLVFTDMAAMADEAYAMEKVAMVTKGTPVDSITAEYKLFRWFGPIKKVQIKAQIQDDLMLYNNTINNDSEGLTPSVKPLSNLDVFELNEGLPVADITLVKGETTLTTKALSQTNTFDSIIMPNAVPYAGLAVGGLLAAALILFLIIRGLRSRKSTQHKIRSKRQTKRRKTARTNFTDRI is encoded by the coding sequence ATGAAGAAAATTAGTTCTTTTATTTTGTCGCTGTTGATTCTTTTCAGCCTCAGTGTCCCGGCTTTGGGAGCAACCACGTCGAAGAAACTGCTGCCGGTAGAGCCCCGAGTGAAGGCTAAGGCCGCCATTTCCTATGATTTGACGAATAATGAAATCATTTTAGAAAAGAATATGAATGAGAAGATGTTTCCGGCATCCATCACGAAGCTTATGACTGCACTGCTTCTGGCAGAACACTCAAATCGCGAAGATGCCCTGAAGATTGGCACAGAACCGCTGAAACAGCCTTCCTTTGCCATTAATAAGAATATGTACAAGCTCTATAAAGGCGACACGATCACGGCAGATGCCGCCATGAAAGCCATCCTCCTGCCCTCTGCCAATGATATGGCTGTTGTGGCCGCGGAACATGTTGGCACTACGATTGAAGGCTTCGTCCAGATGATGAATGAAAAGGCCAAGGAACTCGGCATGGCCAGCACTCACTTTGTCAATCCGTCTGGACTGCACGATCCGGAGCACTACACGACAGCCTATGATCTGGTAAAACTGGCGAAAGCAGCTTATGCCAACGACTGGGTTCGAGAAATCATTGCCACCCAGACTGCCAATATCCGAACCAAGAATCAGAAGATCGGTGACATCAAAAATTCAAATCAGCTCTTGGGCATCAACGGTAATGTCGGAGGAAAAACCGGCTTTACACCGGAAGCCGGCCGCTGCCTGATCGGTATTTATGTGCGGGATGGCCGGGAAGTGATTCAGGTACTACTGAATGACGGAACCACCAGCAAAAGCACCCTGGTGTTCACTGATATGGCCGCCATGGCAGATGAAGCCTATGCCATGGAAAAGGTTGCCATGGTGACCAAAGGCACACCGGTTGACAGCATTACCGCTGAATACAAGCTGTTCCGCTGGTTCGGACCCATTAAAAAAGTTCAGATCAAGGCTCAGATTCAGGACGATCTCATGCTGTACAACAACACCATCAACAATGACTCGGAAGGTCTCACTCCGTCAGTTAAGCCCCTATCCAACCTGGATGTGTTCGAACTGAACGAGGGACTCCCGGTGGCAGATATCACCCTGGTCAAAGGGGAAACGACCCTGACCACCAAAGCGCTCTCCCAGACAAATACCTTCGACTCCATTATCATGCCAAATGCAGTCCCTTATGCCGGACTGGCAGTGGGCGGCCTCCTCGCGGCGGCGCTCATTCTTTTCCTCATCATTCGAGGTCTGCGATCGAGAAAATCTACCCAGCACAAAATCCGATCAAAACGCCAGACCAAACGCAGAAAAACAGCCCGAACCAACTTCACAGATCGAATATAA
- a CDS encoding DUF6431 domain-containing protein has product MEKSICPICHQSLKVIGSRRRLVINENGDVMILVLRRLRCTNPGCGKIHHELPDLLTPYKRQTTTILEQIITGQHEAVPVENSTIRRVRAWFNSRAHALVGALLSTYATVTQDYGVDFSDLPQSILERIFFFVGEPAGWLKKVVRILVNNHRWPHTQLA; this is encoded by the coding sequence ATGGAGAAAAGCATATGTCCCATCTGTCATCAGTCGCTTAAGGTCATTGGCTCCCGCAGGAGATTAGTGATCAACGAGAATGGGGATGTCATGATCCTGGTGCTTCGTCGCCTGCGCTGTACCAACCCCGGTTGCGGGAAGATCCATCACGAACTTCCGGATCTCTTAACTCCCTATAAGCGGCAGACCACAACGATCCTGGAGCAGATCATCACCGGTCAACATGAAGCGGTGCCCGTTGAGAATTCGACCATTCGGCGGGTCCGAGCCTGGTTCAACTCCAGAGCCCACGCTTTAGTCGGTGCTCTGCTCAGTACATATGCTACAGTCACTCAGGACTATGGGGTCGACTTTTCCGATCTGCCTCAGTCCATACTCGAGAGGATTTTCTTCTTTGTAGGCGAGCCTGCGGGCTGGCTGAAAAAGGTTGTCCGGATTTTAGTCAACAATCACCGATGGCCACATACCCAGTTGGCATAG
- a CDS encoding DDE-type integrase/transposase/recombinase encodes MSSLEIEWRHDMKDKEKAQEIATQRAILLAPLLSHDLDKGQIRVLKEQICREAGISERTLRRYLNSYQQKGFSGLIPQARVSQDSRAIPALVLDEAVRLRKEIPSRSVAEIIRIMEWEGLTEAGSIKRSSLQEKLQEKGYSGKHMAIYAAGGVATRRFQKRTRNKLWHSDIKYGCYLPIGPGNKPQQVYLVAFLDDATRMILHAQFYSNLEQSIVEDCFRKAILKWGIPEQAYFDNGRQFKNKWMSRACAKLGIRLIFAKPYSPEGTGKIEKFNQNIDRFLDEYKFDNSERSLEVMNERFWIWLEECYQNKPHTALNGTTPHQAYNLDPRPLKYLPAEKVANAFLHAETRKVDKSGCISFGGAKYEVGLPYVARSVEVVYDPSNTEELSIEYQDDKPFVVRKLVIGERVAPKPQLPEFLTPVKPTSSRLLDGAQKQNQKRKDKQQSTAISFKDIRKGGGSDV; translated from the coding sequence ATGTCATCACTCGAAATTGAATGGAGGCATGACATGAAGGACAAGGAAAAAGCACAGGAAATAGCGACGCAACGGGCGATTCTACTGGCGCCCCTTCTTTCCCATGACTTGGACAAGGGGCAGATCCGGGTGCTTAAGGAGCAGATCTGCCGCGAGGCTGGGATTTCCGAGCGGACCTTACGGCGATATCTGAATAGTTATCAGCAGAAGGGATTTTCCGGACTGATACCGCAGGCGAGGGTATCGCAGGATTCAAGAGCCATCCCGGCGCTGGTGTTGGACGAAGCCGTGCGGCTGCGCAAAGAGATCCCGTCCAGAAGTGTGGCTGAGATCATTCGAATCATGGAATGGGAAGGCCTCACCGAAGCTGGCTCGATCAAGCGAAGCAGCCTGCAGGAGAAATTGCAGGAGAAGGGCTACAGCGGGAAGCATATGGCCATCTATGCCGCTGGCGGGGTAGCTACCCGCCGATTTCAAAAACGCACCCGCAACAAACTGTGGCATTCGGATATCAAGTATGGCTGTTACCTGCCGATCGGTCCTGGAAACAAGCCGCAGCAGGTCTATCTGGTGGCGTTTTTGGACGACGCTACCCGGATGATCCTCCATGCCCAGTTCTACTCGAACCTGGAGCAGAGCATCGTTGAGGATTGCTTCCGCAAAGCCATCCTCAAGTGGGGAATTCCAGAGCAGGCATACTTCGATAACGGCCGCCAGTTTAAAAATAAGTGGATGTCCAGAGCCTGCGCAAAGCTTGGCATCCGGCTGATCTTCGCAAAGCCCTACTCTCCGGAAGGCACCGGAAAAATAGAAAAATTCAATCAGAATATCGATCGGTTTCTCGATGAGTATAAATTCGATAACTCGGAACGATCCCTCGAGGTTATGAATGAGCGGTTCTGGATCTGGTTGGAAGAATGCTACCAGAACAAACCGCATACCGCACTCAATGGAACGACCCCGCATCAGGCGTATAATCTGGATCCCAGGCCCTTGAAATATCTGCCAGCGGAGAAGGTCGCCAACGCCTTTTTGCACGCTGAGACCAGAAAAGTCGATAAGAGTGGCTGCATCAGCTTTGGCGGCGCGAAGTATGAAGTTGGGCTACCCTATGTGGCTCGCAGCGTGGAAGTGGTCTATGACCCCAGTAACACCGAGGAATTGAGCATTGAGTATCAGGATGACAAACCCTTTGTGGTGAGAAAGCTGGTCATTGGGGAGCGTGTGGCGCCCAAGCCTCAGCTGCCGGAGTTCCTGACTCCAGTCAAGCCAACCTCTTCCAGGTTACTCGATGGTGCCCAAAAGCAGAATCAGAAGCGAAAAGACAAACAGCAGTCTACGGCCATCTCTTTCAAAGACATAAGAAAAGGGGGTGGCAGTGATGTTTGA